Proteins encoded by one window of Musa acuminata AAA Group cultivar baxijiao chromosome BXJ2-9, Cavendish_Baxijiao_AAA, whole genome shotgun sequence:
- the LOC135623826 gene encoding F-box protein SKIP27-like, translating into MAVGKIQHEESIAAGLKFVRSTSIMGRKRVVLSRTVDSANCWHSPKRLSRMSSMERLNRLEALPQDILVKILCKVDHSDLKQLVLVSKTVNGATLIAKRLHFAFSTPSSKPVFRRHEISDEAPNAPMQQRVAKSRLDGGKVSSVAIALFRSLEDEWPQSQLDSEM; encoded by the exons ATGGCAGTAGGAAAGATTCAGCACGAGGAATCGATTGCAGCTGGCTTAAAATTTGTTCGTAGCACAAGCATAATGGGGAGGAAACGCGTTGTGTTATCCAGAACTGTTGATTCTGCCAATTGTTGGCACTCTCCTAAGAGGCTGAGCAGAATGTCGAGCATGGAGAGACTGAATCGCTTAGAGGCCCTGCCTCAAGATATCTTG GTAAAAATACTGTGCAAGGTGGACCACAGCGACTTGAAGCAGCTTGTGTTGGTGTCTAAGACGGTCAACGGAGCG ACGTTGATCGCCAAGAGGTTGCATTTTGCTTTTAGCACGCCGTCCTCGAAGCCCGTGTTCAGGAGACATGAGATCAGTGACGAGGCTCCAAACGCACCGATGCAACAGAGGGTTGCAAAATCGCGGCTGGATGGTGGAAAGGTCTCGAGTGTTGCCATCGCCCTTTTCCGTTCGCTCGAGGACGAGTGGCCGCAGAGTCAACTTGATTCAGAGATGTAG
- the LOC135622366 gene encoding QWRF motif-containing protein 4-like translates to MKKMRHNLKESSRPILGGSMRHIGEVIRFPPSPTPASSLPPSVLNSRSGILHGKPRLESVNLPNHDELRRPVRSSSSWSPSPAKRSVSPLMVEAPVASAEKGKSRSFTSSGLDLLRRKWQGSPSDTTKLKKGMVAHQLQLTWNRLIQWRWVNAGSDEVGLIKRTHAEVKVFGAWVGLSNLRARVARKRMQLEKDKLHLKLMPLLSSQLKILEDFSEMERQHTSALSAINDCLQASVCRLPLADGAKVDLQLLVSALTHATDFALTTRTTISRLTDTNAQKMVSLLPELRQVVSSEGALLQECFCLLVRMSSLHIQEQSLKCHLIQLHLEYS, encoded by the exons ATGAAGAAGATGCGACATAATCTGAAAGAGAGCAGTCGACCCATCCTTGGCGGCTCCATGCGGCACATCGGCGAGGTCATCCGCTTTCCTCCCTCGCCCACACCCGCCTCCTCCCTCCCGCCGTCTGTCCTCAACTCCCGCTCTGGCATCCTCCACGGCAAGCCCCGCCTCGAGAGCGTTAATCTTCCCAATCACGACGAATTGCGAAGACCAGTCCGTTCGTCGAGCTCGTGGTCGCCATCGCCAGCTAAGCGGTCGGTGTCGCCGCTGATGGTGGAGGCTCCGGTGGCGAGTGCGGAGAAGGGCAAGAGCCGCTCTTTTACGAGCTCGGGTTTGGATTTGCTACGACGAAAGTGGCAGGGGAGTCCGTCTGATACCACGAAGTTGAAGAAGGGTATGGTGGCCCACCAACTCCAACTAACGTGGAACCGTTTGATTCAGTGGAGGTGGGTGAACGCTGGGTCGGATGAGGTGGGTCTGATCAAGAGGACCCACGCAGAG GTTAAAGTATTCGGTGCATGGGTCGGACTATCCAATTTGCGAGCAAGGGTGGCTAGAAAAAGGATGCAGCTGGAAAAGGATAAGTTGCACCTGAAGTTGATGCCATTGCTCTCTTCTCAG TTGAAGATACTGGAAGACTTTAGTGAGATGGAGCGGCAGCACACCTCTGCTCTTTCTGCCATTAATGACTGCTTACAGGCATCTGTGTGTAGGTTGCCTTTAGCTGATGGAGCAAAG GTTGATCTGCAACTTTTAGTATCAGCTCTAACACATGCAACGGACTTCGCTTTGACGACGAGGACGACAATAAGCAGACTTACTGACACG AATGCGCAGAAGATGGTCTCATTGCTTCCGGAGCTCAGGCAGGTGGTCAGCAGCGAAGGAGCTCTTCTGCAAGAATGTTTCTGTTTGCTGGTTCGCATGTCTTCTCTGCAT ATTCAGGAGCAAAGCCTCAAGTGCCATCTGATCCAATTGCACTTAGAATATAGTTAG
- the LOC135622365 gene encoding uncharacterized protein LOC135622365, whose amino-acid sequence MVMLSHKAALASAVVVVTAAAMLLHAGPPIKRLLAAEVPRAFASIVVWLTPPYLYFVLNAVILCIAASFRFDKPHAESTELASSPTPEMVVHLMEYMPPYEEELVENASSTRFVTATTEDDRGDQEAIVLGEKETVSKAETVGEEQEVGPEFVTSSSNFSPEQRPSTESPMEYLAGLEKPLVSIRFGHRKSLKPGPDGKALRRVARPRREETLESTWRTITEGRAMPLARHLKKSDTLDTRVVREDAAESDAAAAIRKSETFSDRATARPLAGGGVGESSSSLTSKTSGVGRGRLRREPSLGQEELNRRVEAFIKKFNEDMRLQRQQSLQQFMEMINRGSH is encoded by the exons ATGGTAATGCTGTCCCACAAGGCGGCGCTCGCCTCGGCCGTGGTGGTGGTAACGGCGGCCGCGATGCTGCTCCACGCGGGTCCACCTATTAAACGGCTCCTCGCCGCCGAGGTCCCACGGGCGTTCGCCTCCATTGTTGTCTGGCTCACACCGCCCTACCTCTACTTTGTACTCAACGCTGTCATCCTTTGTATCGCCGCCTCCTTCCGCTTCGACAAGCCGCACGCCGAATCCACCGAGTTGGCATCTTCTCCTACGCCTGAAATGGTTGTTCACCTCATGGAATACATGCCTCCTTACGAGGAGGAGCTAGTGGAAAACGCCTCCTCGACGCGGTTCGTCACCGCGACGACGGAGGATGACAGAGGAGACCAGGAAGCGATAGTTCTGGGCGAGAAGGAGACGGTGTCcaaggcggagacagtgggagaagaacaagaagtgggtcCGGAATTCGTGACTTCGAGCTCAAACTTCTCTCCGGAGCAGAGGCCGTCGACGGAGTCCCCGATGGAGTACCTGGCCGGGTTGGAGAAACCGCTTGTTTCGATCAGATTCGGACACCGCAAGAGCCTCAAGCCCGGCCCTGACG GTAAGGCGTTGAGGAGGGTGGCAAGGCCAAGGCGAGAGGAGACGCTGGAGAGCACGTGGCGGACGATTACGGAGGGCCGTGCGATGCCGCTCGCGCGCCACCTCAAGAAATCCGACACGTTGGACACACGTGTCGTTCGCGAGGATGCCGCAGAATCGGATGCGGCGGCGGCGATCCGGAAGTCAGAGACGTTCAGCGACCGCGCCACCGCGAGACCGCTGGCTGGCGGAGGCGTCGGGGAGTCATCGTCTTCTTTGACGTCGAAAACGTCGGGAGTGGGGCGGGGGAGGCTGCGGAGGGAGCCGTCGCTGGGGCAGGAGGAGCTGAACCGGCGGGTGGAGGCGTTCATAAAGAAGTTCAACGAGGACATGAGGCTGCAGCGGCAGCAGTCGCTTCAGCAGTTCATGGAGATGATCAACCGTGGGAGTCACTGA
- the LOC135622367 gene encoding uncharacterized protein LOC135622367: MVSLQVSILSPNSGFSFGNLYGQGYRLDLGSLKHAINCSLPRRNTVGSLHRNGRFIEYPRQVFPYPGGNLKDLILVGRGRKGSLVVVAANQGFGFNGGGGGDWDKGTTTRVLGNLALAIGLTYLTMTGQLGWILDTIVSIWLLAVLLPIVGFGAFFWFAGRDIVQSGCPNCGKEFQIFKSAMKDGPQLCPFCSQPFSVQGNMFVRESARFSSERSTNYGQAFNGFSSRVEKGKASSAAVVDIEAEVKDID; the protein is encoded by the exons ATGGTCTCGCTGCAAGTCTCTATTCTTTCTCCAAATTCCGGATTCTCTTTTGGTAATCTTTACGGCCAAGGATACCGACTCGATCTAGGTTCACTAAAGCACGCCATAAATTGCTCGCTCCCAAGAAGAAATACTGTCGGATCTTTGCATAGAAATGGGCGCTTCATCGAGTATCCTCGGCAGGTGTTTCCATATCCAGGAGGTAATTTGAAAGATTTGATTTTGGTGGGTAGAGGGAGGAAGGGGAGCTTGGTTGTAGTCGCAGCCAACCAGGGATTTGGTTTCAATGGTGGTGGTGGGGGAGATTGGGACAAGGGTACCACCACGAGGGTGCTGGGTAATCTGGCTTTGGCTATCGGGCTGACATACCTCACCATGACCGGGCAACTTGGCTGGATCTTGGATACTATCGTTTCCATCTGG CTCCTTGCAGTATTGTTACCTATTGTGGGGTTTGGCGCTTTCTTCTGGTTTGCTGGACGAGACATAGTTCAAAGTGGT TGTCCCAACTGTGGAAAGGAATTCCAGATTTTTAA GTCAGCTATGAAGGATGGTCCACAACTCTGCCCTTTCTGCAGTCAACCTTTCTCTG TACAGGGCAACATGTTTGTAAGAGAATCAGCTAGGTTTTCATCTGAACGCTCCACAAATTACGGACAAGCCTTCAATGGATTCTCATCTCGAGTTGAGAAAG GAAAGGCCTCTTCTGCTGCAGTTGTTGACATTGAAGCCGAAGTGAAGGACATAGATTGA
- the LOC135622368 gene encoding receptor-like protein kinase THESEUS 1: MLRRICLGLSIACLALILVDGSFAAFTPADNYLLACGSSQNVSVQGQVFLPDSQQSSFSLRTSGDGTLSTSNSALPSPIYQSLRIFSEPASYNFYLRQQGRHWIRLYFYPIANSGHNLSAAPLTVITDEFVLMNNFTFKNSNRTYLFKEYSVNVTSDCLALTFIPSHGSVSFVNGIEVVSVPDELIYDQALAVPNAPFSGLSVLGLETMYRLNMGGPLLTPQNDSLGRTWENDAKYLHVNSSAVKASADLATITYPDGITIETAPRLVYSTAETMGDANVTDLNFNITWVFSVDQNFLYLIRFHFCDIVSKALNTLVFNVYINSDIAIASLDLSSLKGDLSVPYYKDFVSNSSDGSNTMTVSVGPDVVADFSNAILNGLEIMKISNGAKSLDGVYAVEDLLPESPPGRNKLGIVIGIVLGSMTVITLITLCYCCFIVRRRKTKPHDHAWLPLPFYGHSHTISKVSTTSQKSGTASCISLASTNLGRVFMFQEILDATNKFDENLVLGVGGFGKVYEGTLEDGTKVAIKRGNPRSEQGLAEFQTEIEMLSKLRHRHLVSLIGYCDERSEMILVYEYMANGPLRSHLYGANLPSLPWRQRLEICIGAARGLHYLHTGAAQSIIHRDVKTTNILLDENFVAKVADFGLSKTGPALDQTHVSTAVKGSFGYLDPEYFRRQQLTEKSDVYSFGVVLLEVLCARPALNPVLPREQVNIAEWAMNWQKKGMLERIVDPALTGKINATSLRKYGDTAEKCLAEQGVDRPTMGDVLWNLEYALQLEETSSLDDPYENSIKSISGIVLPHMEPLDNSISVVEGANTGSENDAEDATTSAVFSQIVNPRGR, encoded by the coding sequence ATGTTGAGGCGGATTTGCTTGGGACTGTCCATTGCATGCCTTGCTTTGATTCTCGTCGATGGTTCCTTTGCTGCATTCACTCCTGCGGACAACTATCTTCTCGCCTGCGGATCTTCCCAGAATGTGTCAGTCCAAGGCCAAGTCTTCCTTCCTGATTCACAGCAATCCTCCTTTTCTCTAAGAACCTCTGGAGATGGTACCCTTTCCACCTCCAATTCTGCTCTGCCATCCCCAATATACCAATCCCTTCGTATCTTCTCGGAACCAGCCTCCTATAACTTTTATCTCCGGCAACAGGGCCGCCACTGGATCCGTCTCTACTTCTATCCTATTGCCAATTCCGGCCATAACTTGAGCGCTGCTCCTTTAACCGTCATCACAGATGAGTTCGTCCTGATGAACAACTTCACCTTCAAGAACTCAAACCGCACTTACCTGTTCAAGGAGTACTCGGTGAACGTGACCTCTGATTGCTTGGCCCTCACTTTTATCCCATCACATGGTTCTGTCTCATTCGTGAATGGGATCGAAGTCGTCTCGGTTCCTGATGAGCTGATCTATGACCAGGCTCTTGCAGTACCTAATGCTCCTTTCAGTGGTCTCTCTGTGCTTGGTCTTGAGACCATGTATCGCTTGAATATGGGCGGTCCTTTGCTCACTCCACAGAATGATTCTCTCGGGAGGACTTGGGAAAATGATGCCAAGTACCTCCATGTCAACAGCTCCGCCGTGAAGGCATCTGCGGATCTTGCGACCATAACTTACCCTGATGGAATCACCATTGAAACAGCACCGAGGTTGGTCTATTCCACTGCAGAAACAATGGGAGATGCAAATGTGACAGATTTAAATTTCAACATCACCTGGGTTTTCTCGGTAGATCAGAACTTCCTTTACTTGATCCGCTTTCACTTCTGCGATATCGTTAGCAAGGCTCTGAACACACTTGTGTTCAATGTCTATATCAATTCTGATATTGCTATTGCCAGTTTGGATTTGTCATCACTGAAGGGTGATCTATCAGTGCCCTACTACAAGGATTTTGTTTCCAACTCCTCGGATGGTTCAAACACAATGACCGTCAGCGTCGGTCCAGACGTAGTGGCTGATTTCAGCAATGCTATACTGAATGGACTGGAGATCATGAAGATTAGCAACGGTGCGAAAAGCTTAGATGGAGTCTATGCTGTTGAGGACCTTCTTCCAGAGTCACCCCCAGGAAGGAATAAGTTGGGAATCGTAATTGGAATAGTCTTGGGATCAATGACTGTCATTACACTGATAACTTTGTGCTACTGCTGTTTCATCGTTCGCAGGAGAAAGACTAAACCCCATGATCATGCATGGTTACCACTACCCTTTTATGGCCACTCCCACACCATCAGCAAAGTATCGACAACTTCTCAGAAGAGTGGGACAGCAAGCTGCATATCTTTGGCATCTACAAACCTTGGACGGGTTTTCATGTTCCAAGAGATCCTGGATGCGACCAACAAGTTTGATGAGAACTTGGTTCTTGGAGTGGGTGGGTTTGGAAAGGTCTATGAGGGGACACTAGAAGATGGTACTAAGGTTGCTATCAAGAGAGGGAATCCGAGGTCTGAGCAAGGGCTGGCTGAATTCCAGACAGAGATTGAGATGTTATCCAAGCTCCGGCATCGTCATCTGGTCTCGCTCATTGGCTACTGTGATGAACGTTCTGAGATGATTTTGGTGTACGAATACATGGCAAATGGACCCTTACGGAGCCATCTATACGGTGCCAACCTTCCATCACTTCCATGGAGACAGCGCCTTGAGATCTGCATTGGTGCTGCAAGAGGGTTGCACTACCTCCACACCGGTGCAGCACAGAGCATCATCCACCGTGACGTGAAGACGACCAACATTCTCTTGGATGAGAACTTTGTTGCAAAGGTAGCAGACTTCGGTCTTTCGAAGACTGGCCCTGCTTTGGATCAGACCCATGTTAGCACCGCAGTGAAAGGGAGCTTCGGGTATCTTGATCCTGAGTACTTCAGGAGGCAGCAGCTGACCGAGAAGTCGGATGTCTACTCCTTTGGTGTCGTATTGCTGGAAGTTCTCTGTGCAAGGCCAGCTCTCAACCCGGTGCTCCCGAGGGAGCAGGTAAACATCGCAGAGTGGGCAATGAACTGGCAGAAGAAAGGAATGCTGGAAAGAATAGTAGATCCAGCATTGACAGGGAAAATTAATGCAACTTCCCTTAGAAAATATGGTGATACAGCTGAAAAATGCTTGGCAGAACAGGGAGTTGACAGGCCAACAATGGGAGATGTTCTATGGAACCTCGAGTATGCTCTCCAGCTTGAGGAGACTTCTTCGCTTGATGACCCATATGAGAACAGCATAAAGAGTATTTCTGGTATCGTACTACCACACATGGAACCCCTTGACAACAGCATTAGTGTCGTCGAGGGAGCAAACACCGGTTCCGAAAACGACGCAGAAGATGCTACGACAAGTGCAGTGTTCTCTCAGATTGTAAACCCTCGAGGGAGATAA
- the LOC135621866 gene encoding uncharacterized protein LOC135621866, which produces MVFFCFLVDQRRRVRSSKPAAGICSCCGACASVADMVTCTRFCYVTVHRKAWRAIICTFCGALLKSYNR; this is translated from the coding sequence ATGGTGTTCTTCTGCTTCCTAGTGGATCAGCGGCGGAGGGTGCGGAGCAGCAAGCCGGCGGCAGGGATCTGCTCGTGCTGCGGTGCCTGCGCGAGCGTCGCCGACATGGTGACGTGCACGCGCTTCTGCTACGTGACCGTTCATCGTAAGGCCTGGCGGGCCATCATTTGCACCTTCTGCGGCGCCCTCCTCAAGTCCTACAACCGGTAG
- the LOC103996801 gene encoding secretory carrier-associated membrane protein 2 isoform X3: protein MTNPGNVPPASKPRLSPLPPEPADFHNDRGATVDIPLDTEKDLKKKEKELQAKEAELNRREKEIKRREEAAARAGIIIEDKNWPPFFPIIHHDIVNEIPVHLQRLQYFAFASLIGLTACLFWNIVATTAAWIKGDGVKIWFLAIIYFISGVPGAYVLWYRPLYRAMRTDSALNYGWFFLFYLLHIGFVVYSAVAPPLIFHGKSLTGILPAVDLISEDVLVGIFYLVGFGLFCIESLLSIWVMQQIYMYFRGSGKAAELKHEAARGALRAAM from the exons ATGACA AACCCTGGAAATGTCCCTCCCGCTTCCAAGCCTAGACTTTCACCCCTTCCTCCAGAGCCTGCTGATTTTCACAATGATCGTGGTGCAACAGTTGATATTCCTCTTGATACAGAAAAG GActtaaagaaaaaggagaaagaacttCAAGCAAAGGAAGCTGAATTAAATAGGAGGGAAAAG GAAATCAAACGAAGGGAAGAGGCTGCAGCCCGTG CCGGTATTATTATTGAGGACAAAAATTGGCCACCCTTTTTTCCTATTATTCATCATGATATTGTGAATGAGATACCTGTCCACTTGCAAAGATTGCAGTACTTCGCATTTGCATCTTTGATAG GTTTGACCGCATGCCTATTTTGGAATATTGTAGCAACTACAGCAGCTTGGATTAAGGGAGACG GTGTAAAGATCTGGTTCCTTGCCATCATTTACTTTATTTCTGGAGTTCCAGGAGCATATGTCTTGTGGTATCGACCTCTTTATCGTGCCATgag GACTGATAGTGCTTTGAACTATGGATGGTTTTTCCTGTTTTACCTG CTTCACATTGGCTTTGTCGTCTATTCAGCTGTGGCTCCTCCACTCATTTTCCATGGAAAATCTTTGAC AGGTATTCTGCCAGCTGTAGATCTTATCAGCGAAGATGTTTTGGTTGGG ATCTTCTATTTAGTCGGATTTGGATTGTTCTGCATTGAATCCCTGCTCAGTATCTGGGTTATGCAG CAAATATACATGTATTTCCGGGGGAGCGGGAAAGCTGCAGAATTAAAGCATGAGGCAGCTCGTGGTGCTCTGAGGGCTGCAATGTGA
- the LOC103996801 gene encoding secretory carrier-associated membrane protein 2 isoform X1: MAGRYDRNPFDEEEDVNPFADPGVRGKAAGSNYGGGSFYMTNPGNVPPASKPRLSPLPPEPADFHNDRGATVDIPLDTEKDLKKKEKELQAKEAELNRREKEIKRREEAAARAGIIIEDKNWPPFFPIIHHDIVNEIPVHLQRLQYFAFASLIGLTACLFWNIVATTAAWIKGDGVKIWFLAIIYFISGVPGAYVLWYRPLYRAMRTDSALNYGWFFLFYLLHIGFVVYSAVAPPLIFHGKSLTGILPAVDLISEDVLVGIFYLVGFGLFCIESLLSIWVMQQIYMYFRGSGKAAELKHEAARGALRAAM; the protein is encoded by the exons ATGGCGGGGCGTTACGACAGAAACCCTTTCGACGAGGAGGAAGATGTTAATCCTTTCGCG GATCCTGGTGTTCGTGGAAAAGCAGCTGGATCAAATTATGGTGGAGGGTCATTTTACATGACA AACCCTGGAAATGTCCCTCCCGCTTCCAAGCCTAGACTTTCACCCCTTCCTCCAGAGCCTGCTGATTTTCACAATGATCGTGGTGCAACAGTTGATATTCCTCTTGATACAGAAAAG GActtaaagaaaaaggagaaagaacttCAAGCAAAGGAAGCTGAATTAAATAGGAGGGAAAAG GAAATCAAACGAAGGGAAGAGGCTGCAGCCCGTG CCGGTATTATTATTGAGGACAAAAATTGGCCACCCTTTTTTCCTATTATTCATCATGATATTGTGAATGAGATACCTGTCCACTTGCAAAGATTGCAGTACTTCGCATTTGCATCTTTGATAG GTTTGACCGCATGCCTATTTTGGAATATTGTAGCAACTACAGCAGCTTGGATTAAGGGAGACG GTGTAAAGATCTGGTTCCTTGCCATCATTTACTTTATTTCTGGAGTTCCAGGAGCATATGTCTTGTGGTATCGACCTCTTTATCGTGCCATgag GACTGATAGTGCTTTGAACTATGGATGGTTTTTCCTGTTTTACCTG CTTCACATTGGCTTTGTCGTCTATTCAGCTGTGGCTCCTCCACTCATTTTCCATGGAAAATCTTTGAC AGGTATTCTGCCAGCTGTAGATCTTATCAGCGAAGATGTTTTGGTTGGG ATCTTCTATTTAGTCGGATTTGGATTGTTCTGCATTGAATCCCTGCTCAGTATCTGGGTTATGCAG CAAATATACATGTATTTCCGGGGGAGCGGGAAAGCTGCAGAATTAAAGCATGAGGCAGCTCGTGGTGCTCTGAGGGCTGCAATGTGA
- the LOC103996801 gene encoding secretory carrier-associated membrane protein 2 isoform X2: MKICGTREIRDFRDPGVRGKAAGSNYGGGSFYMTNPGNVPPASKPRLSPLPPEPADFHNDRGATVDIPLDTEKDLKKKEKELQAKEAELNRREKEIKRREEAAARAGIIIEDKNWPPFFPIIHHDIVNEIPVHLQRLQYFAFASLIGLTACLFWNIVATTAAWIKGDGVKIWFLAIIYFISGVPGAYVLWYRPLYRAMRTDSALNYGWFFLFYLLHIGFVVYSAVAPPLIFHGKSLTGILPAVDLISEDVLVGIFYLVGFGLFCIESLLSIWVMQQIYMYFRGSGKAAELKHEAARGALRAAM; this comes from the exons ATGAAGATTTGCGGCACCCGGGAGATCCGAGATTTTAGG GATCCTGGTGTTCGTGGAAAAGCAGCTGGATCAAATTATGGTGGAGGGTCATTTTACATGACA AACCCTGGAAATGTCCCTCCCGCTTCCAAGCCTAGACTTTCACCCCTTCCTCCAGAGCCTGCTGATTTTCACAATGATCGTGGTGCAACAGTTGATATTCCTCTTGATACAGAAAAG GActtaaagaaaaaggagaaagaacttCAAGCAAAGGAAGCTGAATTAAATAGGAGGGAAAAG GAAATCAAACGAAGGGAAGAGGCTGCAGCCCGTG CCGGTATTATTATTGAGGACAAAAATTGGCCACCCTTTTTTCCTATTATTCATCATGATATTGTGAATGAGATACCTGTCCACTTGCAAAGATTGCAGTACTTCGCATTTGCATCTTTGATAG GTTTGACCGCATGCCTATTTTGGAATATTGTAGCAACTACAGCAGCTTGGATTAAGGGAGACG GTGTAAAGATCTGGTTCCTTGCCATCATTTACTTTATTTCTGGAGTTCCAGGAGCATATGTCTTGTGGTATCGACCTCTTTATCGTGCCATgag GACTGATAGTGCTTTGAACTATGGATGGTTTTTCCTGTTTTACCTG CTTCACATTGGCTTTGTCGTCTATTCAGCTGTGGCTCCTCCACTCATTTTCCATGGAAAATCTTTGAC AGGTATTCTGCCAGCTGTAGATCTTATCAGCGAAGATGTTTTGGTTGGG ATCTTCTATTTAGTCGGATTTGGATTGTTCTGCATTGAATCCCTGCTCAGTATCTGGGTTATGCAG CAAATATACATGTATTTCCGGGGGAGCGGGAAAGCTGCAGAATTAAAGCATGAGGCAGCTCGTGGTGCTCTGAGGGCTGCAATGTGA